A DNA window from Acetobacter aceti NBRC 14818 contains the following coding sequences:
- a CDS encoding NAD(P)H-dependent flavin oxidoreductase, which produces MTEHSVTTAAPSDTLAPDMQAARRELDRLWSRGTAFLGTEYAILGGAMSWVSERNLVAAISNAGGFGVIACGAMTPELLEKEIAATQALTSKPFGVNLITMHPQLDELVQVCLRAGVGHIVLAGGIPPSAAIRAAKDGGAKVVAFSPALVLAKRLIRMGVDALVIEGAEAGGHVGPVSLTVLAQEILPHIQDVPVFVAGGIARGDAIVGFLEQGASGAQLGTRFAAAEESIAHPRFKEAFIRAAARDATTSVQLDPRFPVIPVRGLVNEGSKNFLAHQAETLRRFQAEELTKEEAQLEIEHFWAGALRRAVIDGDVETGSVMAGQSVGMVKTIQPVKDIIEELVRQAVGALAQRGARRGE; this is translated from the coding sequence ATGACGGAGCATTCTGTGACGACCGCCGCACCTTCTGACACGCTGGCCCCTGACATGCAGGCTGCCCGTCGGGAACTTGATCGCCTCTGGTCCCGCGGCACCGCGTTTCTGGGCACTGAATACGCCATCCTTGGTGGCGCCATGTCGTGGGTGAGTGAGCGCAATCTCGTCGCAGCGATCTCTAACGCGGGCGGCTTTGGTGTGATCGCCTGTGGCGCCATGACGCCGGAACTGCTGGAGAAGGAAATTGCGGCTACGCAGGCTCTGACCAGCAAACCGTTTGGCGTTAATCTGATCACCATGCACCCCCAGCTTGATGAGCTGGTGCAGGTCTGTCTTCGGGCTGGTGTGGGACATATCGTGCTGGCAGGTGGTATTCCGCCTTCAGCCGCGATCCGTGCCGCCAAGGATGGTGGCGCGAAGGTTGTCGCCTTTTCCCCAGCACTGGTTCTGGCCAAACGCCTGATCCGTATGGGCGTCGATGCGCTGGTGATCGAGGGTGCGGAAGCCGGAGGTCATGTCGGACCAGTCTCCCTGACCGTTCTGGCTCAGGAAATTTTGCCGCATATTCAGGATGTGCCTGTCTTCGTGGCCGGTGGTATTGCCCGTGGCGATGCGATTGTCGGTTTTCTGGAGCAAGGAGCCTCCGGCGCACAGTTGGGAACGCGCTTTGCGGCGGCGGAGGAAAGCATCGCTCACCCACGCTTCAAGGAGGCGTTCATCCGCGCCGCTGCCCGCGATGCGACGACTTCGGTGCAGCTTGATCCTCGTTTCCCCGTCATTCCGGTCAGGGGACTGGTGAATGAAGGAAGCAAGAATTTCCTTGCGCATCAGGCGGAGACGCTTCGACGGTTTCAGGCGGAAGAGCTGACCAAAGAGGAAGCACAGCTTGAAATCGAGCATTTCTGGGCTGGCGCATTGCGTCGGGCCGTGATTGACGGTGATGTCGAGACCGGATCGGTCATGGCCGGACAGTCGGTTGGCATGGTAAAGACCATCCAGCCGGTGAAGGACATCATCGAAGAACTCGTCCGGCAGGCAGTTGGCGCTCTGGCACAGCGGGGCGCTCGTCGAGGAGAGTGA
- a CDS encoding aspartate kinase encodes MERTPPRIVMKFGGTSVGDLDRIRAVAKRVQAQVNAGCEVAVVVSAMSGETNKLVGFCESLSPLYDPREYDAVVATGEEVTSGLLAIALQALGVNARSWQGWQVPIRTDSAHGKARIDSIDGEGLSACMKAGQVPVIAGFQGVSPEGRVTTLGRGGSDTSAVAIAAAVKADRCDIYTDVDGVYTTDPRIVPKARKLAKITYEEMLELASVGAKVLQTRSVELAMKERVRVQVLSSFAEEAPAENGHLPGSLVVDEDEIVEQELVTGIAYSRDEAKISMRRIPDRPGIAAAIFGPLSENNINVDMIVQSTGEDGMTNMTFTTSKTDLARAMAVIEAARPDIQYGEVITDDAVVKISVVGVGMRSHAGVASTMFRTLSERGINIQVISTSEIKVSVLIPADYAELAIRALHTAYGLDAA; translated from the coding sequence ATGGAGCGCACTCCACCACGGATCGTCATGAAGTTCGGCGGCACGTCAGTCGGCGACCTCGATCGGATCCGTGCGGTCGCCAAACGGGTTCAGGCGCAGGTCAACGCCGGTTGCGAAGTGGCTGTTGTCGTCTCCGCCATGTCCGGAGAGACAAACAAGCTTGTCGGTTTCTGTGAAAGCCTGTCGCCGCTTTACGATCCGCGTGAATATGATGCGGTGGTCGCGACAGGTGAGGAAGTCACCAGTGGCCTGCTCGCAATCGCCCTGCAGGCCCTCGGTGTGAACGCACGATCCTGGCAGGGATGGCAGGTGCCGATCCGCACCGACAGCGCACATGGCAAGGCCCGCATCGACTCCATCGACGGCGAAGGACTGTCCGCCTGCATGAAAGCGGGACAGGTGCCGGTCATCGCCGGTTTTCAGGGTGTTTCGCCAGAAGGGCGCGTGACGACACTTGGGCGTGGTGGATCAGATACGTCCGCCGTGGCCATTGCTGCTGCCGTGAAGGCCGATCGTTGCGACATCTACACGGACGTGGACGGCGTTTACACGACCGACCCGCGGATCGTGCCGAAGGCCCGCAAGCTCGCCAAGATCACTTATGAAGAGATGCTGGAACTGGCATCCGTCGGCGCAAAGGTGCTGCAGACCCGCAGTGTCGAACTCGCCATGAAAGAGCGCGTGCGTGTGCAGGTGCTTTCCAGCTTCGCTGAAGAAGCTCCCGCAGAAAATGGCCACCTGCCCGGGTCGCTTGTGGTTGATGAGGACGAAATCGTGGAACAGGAACTCGTTACCGGCATCGCTTATTCCCGCGACGAAGCCAAGATCTCGATGCGTCGCATTCCGGATCGCCCCGGTATCGCCGCCGCCATTTTCGGCCCGCTGTCCGAGAACAACATCAATGTCGACATGATCGTCCAGAGCACGGGCGAAGACGGCATGACCAACATGACCTTCACGACCAGCAAGACGGATCTGGCCCGTGCCATGGCAGTGATCGAGGCAGCGCGTCCGGACATTCAGTACGGCGAAGTCATCACTGATGACGCTGTGGTCAAAATCAGCGTGGTGGGTGTGGGCATGCGCTCACACGCCGGTGTCGCCAGCACGATGTTCCGCACATTGTCTGAGCGCGGCATTAACATTCAGGTCATTTCCACCAGTGAGATCAAGGTGTCCGTGCTGATCCCAGCGGATTACGCGGAGCTGGCCATCCGTGCGCTTCACACTGCCTACGGGCTCGACGCAGCGTAA
- the ubiG gene encoding bifunctional 2-polyprenyl-6-hydroxyphenol methylase/3-demethylubiquinol 3-O-methyltransferase UbiG, whose protein sequence is MHSAHDSDWQTTEPETATGQANASAASVSPEEIARFSAIAREWWDPTGPMRPLHAMNPLRIGWIDRHLPLRSRKQSPLTVLDLGCGAGLASEALAKAGHDVLGMDASAEGIAAARKHLEDNPLPAGSGSLAYRVGSAEALVAEGVTFDAVVALEIIEHVTDPTAFMSMLANLVKPGGWVFVSTMNRTARAFAFAKVGAEYIMRLLPVGTHDWRKFVTPSELGHYGRQAGLSLEDIAGMTPSLLGDSWRESRDLGVNYIAAFTRG, encoded by the coding sequence ATGCATTCTGCTCATGACAGTGACTGGCAGACAACAGAACCGGAAACAGCAACCGGACAGGCCAATGCTTCGGCTGCGTCTGTTTCTCCTGAAGAAATCGCCCGTTTCAGCGCGATTGCCCGGGAATGGTGGGACCCCACCGGACCAATGCGTCCACTGCATGCCATGAACCCTCTCCGCATCGGCTGGATCGACCGTCATCTGCCGCTGAGAAGCAGAAAACAGTCACCCCTGACCGTGCTCGACCTCGGATGTGGCGCGGGACTTGCCAGTGAGGCGCTGGCAAAAGCAGGTCACGATGTGCTGGGCATGGACGCCTCGGCCGAAGGGATTGCCGCTGCCCGCAAACATCTTGAGGACAACCCGCTGCCTGCCGGGTCCGGTTCGCTGGCCTATCGTGTCGGCAGCGCTGAAGCGCTTGTCGCCGAAGGCGTTACGTTCGACGCCGTCGTGGCGCTTGAGATCATTGAGCACGTTACGGACCCAACCGCTTTCATGTCGATGCTCGCCAACCTGGTCAAACCGGGCGGCTGGGTGTTCGTGTCCACGATGAACCGTACTGCCCGCGCCTTTGCCTTCGCAAAAGTCGGGGCGGAATATATCATGCGACTTCTTCCTGTCGGCACGCATGACTGGCGCAAGTTCGTAACACCGTCCGAACTGGGGCATTACGGGCGTCAGGCCGGTTTGAGCCTGGAAGATATTGCCGGCATGACCCCTTCCCTGCTGGGCGACAGTTGGCGGGAAAGCCGTGATCTGGGCGTGAATTACATTGCCGCGTTTACGCGGGGCTGA
- a CDS encoding SAM-dependent methyltransferase, protein MKSLLNILLRRFISVGSLGVVFADGSSALFKGAQAGPHAALRFTSAEAEKRLLLNPGLGFGEAYMDGGLQPDGCTLYDLLNVMMINAMKPGGHIGEAISATARYARRSWIQFNPESRSRKNVAHHYDLDTRLYDLFLDKDRQYSCAYFRTGKETLDEAQEAKKRHIASKLLLDRPGLEVLDIGCGWGGMALTLARDYGAMVTGVTLSVEQLKIARERAQEAGLSHQVRFELLDYRHVQTRYDRIVSVGMFEHVGIAHYEAFFRKVRECLKDDGVALLHSIGRSDEPGTTNPWIDKYIFPGGYSPSLSETFAAIERTGLWVTDCEILRLHYAKTIAIWRQRFAEQREKARELYDERFCRMFEFYLAGAELSFEVQGHMNFQIQLTRNIRAVPLTRDYMFEAEGSLPGK, encoded by the coding sequence ATGAAGAGCCTACTTAATATCCTGCTTCGGCGCTTTATTTCCGTTGGTTCTCTGGGTGTTGTTTTTGCTGATGGTTCGTCAGCCCTTTTCAAGGGGGCGCAGGCTGGCCCACATGCGGCGCTCCGTTTTACAAGCGCGGAAGCTGAAAAGCGTCTTCTGCTGAACCCCGGTCTGGGCTTTGGCGAAGCCTATATGGATGGCGGTCTACAACCTGACGGTTGCACGCTTTACGATCTTCTTAACGTCATGATGATCAACGCCATGAAGCCGGGTGGCCATATCGGAGAGGCCATTTCCGCGACGGCGCGGTATGCAAGACGGAGTTGGATTCAGTTCAATCCGGAAAGTCGGTCACGCAAAAACGTGGCGCATCATTATGACCTCGATACGCGCCTGTATGATCTGTTTCTGGACAAGGATCGTCAGTATTCCTGCGCCTATTTCAGGACCGGCAAGGAAACGCTGGATGAGGCACAGGAGGCCAAAAAACGCCATATCGCTTCAAAGCTTCTGCTCGACCGTCCCGGACTGGAAGTGCTCGATATAGGATGCGGCTGGGGAGGGATGGCTCTCACGCTGGCCCGGGATTACGGGGCAATGGTGACGGGTGTTACATTGTCCGTCGAACAGTTGAAGATCGCCCGCGAGCGAGCGCAGGAAGCGGGTCTTTCCCATCAGGTCCGGTTCGAGTTGCTTGATTACAGGCATGTCCAGACACGTTACGACCGGATCGTCTCCGTCGGCATGTTCGAGCATGTCGGGATTGCGCACTATGAAGCTTTTTTCAGGAAAGTTCGGGAATGTCTGAAAGATGATGGTGTAGCTCTCCTGCATTCCATCGGTCGTAGCGATGAACCGGGGACGACCAATCCCTGGATTGATAAATACATCTTCCCCGGTGGCTACTCGCCCAGCCTGAGCGAAACGTTCGCTGCGATCGAAAGGACAGGGCTGTGGGTCACGGATTGTGAAATCCTCAGACTGCATTACGCAAAAACGATAGCCATCTGGAGACAGCGTTTTGCTGAGCAGCGTGAAAAAGCCAGAGAACTGTACGACGAACGCTTTTGCCGCATGTTTGAATTTTACCTTGCAGGAGCAGAGCTTTCCTTTGAGGTGCAGGGGCACATGAACTTTCAGATTCAGCTGACCCGGAACATCCGGGCGGTTCCCTTGACGCGCGATTACATGTTTGAGGCGGAAGGTTCCTTGCCCGGGAAATGA
- the rplI gene encoding 50S ribosomal protein L9 — MAATEVILLQRVEHLGQMGDLVKVKPGYARNFLLPQGKAIRANAANRERFERERIQLEAQNVKRREEAERLSERMEGLSVVLIRQAGDGGNLYGSVSTRDIAQATTEAGLTITRNQVFLPHPIKSLGLYDVRVALHPEVSISVRVNVARTVEEAERQARGEVIGAEEEEETPVLELVEEETVSEAPAEEEASA; from the coding sequence ATGGCTGCAACTGAAGTTATCCTGCTCCAGCGCGTCGAGCATCTCGGCCAGATGGGCGACCTTGTTAAGGTGAAGCCGGGTTATGCCCGTAACTTTCTCCTGCCACAGGGCAAGGCGATCCGCGCCAATGCTGCAAACCGTGAGCGCTTCGAGCGCGAGCGCATCCAGCTTGAGGCTCAGAACGTCAAGCGTCGTGAAGAGGCCGAGCGTCTTTCCGAGCGCATGGAAGGTCTGTCGGTCGTTCTGATCCGTCAGGCTGGTGACGGCGGCAACCTGTATGGTTCCGTCTCCACCCGTGACATTGCTCAGGCGACGACCGAGGCTGGTCTCACGATCACCCGTAATCAGGTGTTCCTGCCGCACCCGATCAAGTCACTGGGTCTGTATGACGTTCGCGTCGCACTGCACCCGGAAGTCTCCATCTCCGTGCGCGTCAACGTGGCCCGTACGGTTGAAGAGGCCGAGCGTCAGGCACGCGGTGAAGTGATTGGCGCCGAGGAAGAGGAAGAGACACCTGTTCTCGAACTCGTCGAGGAAGAGACTGTTTCTGAAGCTCCGGCTGAAGAAGAAGCTTCTGCATAA
- the rpsR gene encoding 30S ribosomal protein S18: MSESNEINPGARRVAVGARRPFYRRRKACPFSGPNAPKIDYKDVRLLSRFLSERGKIVPSRITAVSAKKQRELAQAIKRARFLALLPYVVG, encoded by the coding sequence ATGTCCGAAAGCAACGAAATCAATCCGGGCGCCCGTCGCGTAGCTGTTGGTGCGCGTCGTCCGTTCTACCGTCGTCGCAAGGCTTGCCCGTTCTCCGGGCCGAACGCGCCGAAGATCGACTACAAGGACGTCCGTCTGCTGAGCCGCTTCCTCTCGGAGCGTGGCAAGATCGTCCCTAGCCGTATCACGGCCGTGTCCGCGAAGAAGCAGCGTGAACTGGCTCAGGCCATCAAGCGCGCCCGCTTCCTTGCCCTGCTGCCCTATGTTGTGGGCTGA
- the rpsF gene encoding 30S ribosomal protein S6, whose translation MPLYETVLIARNDINQQQVEAVAEMIKGLLEADGGSIKKQEYWGLRSLAYRIKKNRKGHYMLLGLEAKPETLREVERQLSLNEDILRVLTLRVEEIDENPSPVLSRKGDDRGERGFRGPKPSGRFESGRSSRRSYDDREEYRAREENAEAAAE comes from the coding sequence ATGCCATTGTATGAAACCGTGCTGATCGCACGTAACGATATCAACCAGCAGCAGGTTGAAGCTGTTGCCGAAATGATCAAGGGTCTCCTTGAGGCAGACGGCGGCTCCATCAAGAAGCAGGAATACTGGGGTCTGCGTTCACTCGCTTACCGCATCAAGAAGAACCGCAAGGGCCATTATATGCTCCTCGGTCTTGAGGCGAAGCCGGAGACGTTGCGTGAAGTTGAGCGTCAGCTCAGCCTGAACGAAGACATCCTGCGCGTTCTGACGCTGCGTGTTGAGGAAATCGACGAGAACCCGTCCCCGGTTCTGTCCCGCAAGGGTGACGACCGTGGTGAGCGTGGCTTCCGTGGTCCGAAGCCGTCCGGTCGCTTTGAAAGCGGTCGTTCCTCACGCCGTTCCTATGACGATCGCGAAGAATATCGCGCTCGTGAAGAGAACGCCGAAGCTGCAGCGGAGTAA
- a CDS encoding GNAT family N-acetyltransferase has translation MEPVDRVLVDVTFLEMIHPPRFPAIALPSGFRIEQEHKPTVALYRQLHTDVGGKHCWWMRRVKSDEELAAILAEPRRSLFLLKEGGVVRGFFEFELHPHRTVNLAYFGLVPDMIGRGIGRAFLSQAVDMAWSANPLRVTVNTCTADHRRALPAYLAIGFRVLGVVREEWDIPLRLDLPIPEHLTRL, from the coding sequence ATGGAGCCTGTTGATCGGGTTCTGGTGGACGTCACCTTTCTGGAGATGATCCACCCCCCGAGATTTCCGGCAATAGCCTTGCCGTCGGGGTTTCGCATCGAGCAGGAACATAAGCCGACAGTAGCGTTGTATCGTCAGTTGCACACGGATGTGGGCGGGAAGCACTGCTGGTGGATGCGTCGGGTCAAATCCGACGAGGAACTGGCGGCTATCCTTGCTGAACCAAGGCGCTCACTCTTTCTGTTGAAAGAGGGTGGCGTTGTCCGTGGTTTTTTCGAGTTTGAGCTGCACCCTCACAGGACGGTCAATCTCGCCTATTTTGGCCTTGTGCCGGACATGATCGGTCGTGGAATAGGGCGTGCCTTCCTGTCGCAGGCTGTGGATATGGCGTGGTCCGCCAATCCGCTTCGCGTGACGGTCAATACCTGCACGGCGGATCATCGACGCGCGCTGCCGGCCTATCTTGCGATCGGCTTTCGGGTTCTGGGTGTTGTGAGGGAGGAGTGGGATATTCCTCTTCGTCTGGATTTGCCTATCCCTGAGCATCTGACCAGACTCTGA
- the rpoD gene encoding RNA polymerase sigma factor RpoD produces MATKTAAGTTTTSGEQDGDNALLDTRSGAVKRLIAKGRERGYITFDELNAVLPQDQMSSEQIEDVMAILSEMGIQVVENEDNDETETPAEKTAEGEEEEAEEEEAEAEAGTESASGNVSENLGRTDDPVRMYLREMGSVELLSREGEIAIAKRIEAGRNEMIGGLCESPLTFRAIISWHERLKVGDMLLRDIVDLEAMQAEQNGPEGVPAEGEDGEENSEDETDDAEDAEEVDGAEGEGSGLSLSALEEKLKPDILLQFDEIEPLYEKLQKMQDKRLEALVAGEETTDKIEADYQKLRLELVAKVEQVHLHNNRIEELVMQLKELFQSLNAFEGRMLRLAESCKVSRDDFLLKYRGHELEPGWMDMITTLPGKGWKNLVTKHTDMMNDLRTQVAELAQDTGLSVGEFRRVYATVARGERDSARAKKEMIEANLRLVISIAKKYTNRGLQFLDLIQEGNIGLMKAVDKFEYRRGYKFSTYATWWIRQAITRSIADQARTIRIPVHMIETINKLVRTSRQMLHEIGREPAPEELAEKLGMPLEKVRKVLKIAKEPISLETPIGDEEDSHLGDFIEDKTAIIPLDAAIQTNLREATTRVLASLTPREERVLRMRFGIGMNTDHTLEEVGQQFNVTRERIRQIEAKALRKLKHPSRSRKLRSFLDDN; encoded by the coding sequence ATGGCGACTAAGACTGCAGCCGGGACGACCACCACGTCAGGTGAACAGGACGGGGACAATGCACTCCTCGATACCCGCTCCGGCGCTGTTAAACGTCTGATAGCCAAGGGCCGGGAGCGTGGATACATCACGTTCGACGAGCTGAATGCGGTTCTTCCCCAGGATCAGATGTCTTCCGAGCAGATCGAGGATGTCATGGCCATTCTCTCCGAGATGGGCATCCAGGTCGTAGAAAACGAAGACAACGACGAAACCGAGACTCCGGCTGAAAAGACAGCCGAAGGCGAGGAAGAGGAAGCCGAGGAAGAAGAGGCCGAAGCCGAGGCCGGAACCGAAAGCGCTTCCGGCAACGTCAGCGAAAACCTTGGTCGCACCGATGATCCGGTCCGGATGTATCTGCGTGAGATGGGTTCGGTCGAACTCCTCTCCCGTGAGGGCGAGATCGCCATCGCCAAGCGCATTGAGGCTGGTCGCAATGAGATGATCGGCGGACTCTGTGAGAGTCCGCTCACCTTCCGCGCCATTATTTCCTGGCATGAGCGCCTCAAGGTTGGCGACATGCTTCTTCGCGATATCGTCGATCTTGAAGCCATGCAGGCTGAGCAGAACGGTCCGGAAGGCGTCCCTGCCGAGGGTGAGGACGGCGAAGAGAATAGCGAAGACGAGACCGATGATGCGGAAGACGCAGAAGAGGTCGACGGAGCCGAAGGGGAGGGAAGCGGTCTTTCCCTGTCAGCTCTTGAAGAAAAGCTGAAGCCTGACATTCTGCTCCAGTTCGACGAGATCGAACCACTCTATGAAAAACTGCAGAAGATGCAGGACAAGCGTCTTGAAGCGCTTGTGGCGGGTGAAGAAACCACCGACAAGATCGAAGCTGACTACCAGAAGCTGCGGCTGGAACTTGTTGCCAAAGTTGAGCAGGTTCACCTGCACAATAACCGGATCGAAGAGCTGGTCATGCAGCTCAAGGAGCTGTTCCAGAGCCTGAACGCCTTTGAAGGCAGAATGCTCCGACTGGCCGAAAGCTGCAAAGTCTCCCGTGACGACTTCCTGCTGAAATATCGTGGTCATGAGCTTGAGCCGGGCTGGATGGACATGATCACGACTCTTCCGGGCAAGGGATGGAAAAACCTTGTCACGAAGCACACAGACATGATGAACGATCTGCGGACGCAGGTTGCCGAACTGGCGCAGGATACAGGTCTGTCTGTTGGTGAATTCCGTCGCGTCTATGCCACTGTCGCCCGTGGTGAGCGTGATTCTGCTCGCGCCAAGAAGGAGATGATCGAGGCCAATCTGCGTCTCGTGATCTCGATTGCCAAGAAATACACCAATCGTGGCCTTCAGTTCCTCGACCTGATTCAGGAAGGCAACATCGGCCTGATGAAGGCCGTGGACAAGTTCGAGTATCGTCGCGGCTACAAGTTCTCCACCTACGCCACATGGTGGATCCGGCAGGCCATCACGCGCTCCATCGCGGATCAGGCTCGCACGATCCGTATCCCGGTCCACATGATCGAGACGATCAACAAGCTGGTCCGCACGTCGCGTCAGATGCTGCATGAAATCGGCCGTGAGCCCGCACCGGAAGAGCTGGCTGAAAAGCTGGGCATGCCGCTGGAGAAGGTCCGAAAGGTTCTCAAGATCGCCAAGGAACCGATCTCTCTCGAAACGCCAATCGGTGACGAGGAAGATAGCCATCTTGGTGACTTCATCGAGGACAAGACGGCCATCATTCCGCTCGATGCGGCCATCCAGACCAATCTGCGTGAAGCGACGACCCGCGTGCTTGCCTCTCTCACTCCGCGTGAAGAGCGTGTTCTGCGTATGCGCTTCGGCATTGGCATGAACACCGATCACACGCTGGAAGAAGTCGGGCAACAGTTCAACGTGACCCGCGAACGTATCCGTCAGATCGAAGCCAAGGCGCTCCGCAAGCTCAAGCATCCGAGCCGTAGCCGCAAACTCCGGTCGTTCCTCGACGACAACTGA